The Oncorhynchus tshawytscha isolate Ot180627B unplaced genomic scaffold, Otsh_v2.0 Un_scaffold_822_pilon_pilon, whole genome shotgun sequence genome contains a region encoding:
- the LOC112239053 gene encoding kelch domain-containing protein 1 isoform X1 translates to MDSTVEKHCVELVALGRSGHTAVLEGNTLHVWGGYMSTAESEVFLPSDEIWLYDLERGLWEMSQMSGEIPPPMSGTCSCFLIGHMYIFGGYDDTGQTNQLYRVNLLDGDYRWTNVKAESGSPPSPRDKLCCWVFNNRVTYFGGYGHKTLDDIMDDKSFIVDTASLEQNVGWGWNNEVHVFDTTLASWREPRSSGRAPAPRAAHAGATLGHKGYVYGGRVLETTPSDIHCLDLESWTWSEIVPISTLPGGRSWHSLTAVSDNTLFLFGGLNVDCKPMSDRWVLDVDTKTWREFDHPNNNKPRLWHTASQAKDSDVVVFGGSCDYVLLVGTYENLTGHSNDALVFQTQPYPLFRICVDCMAKNVNNCKMLQNQLPSLPRKLQEAVQRRTSRLI, encoded by the exons ATGGATTCTACCGTTGAGAAACACTGTGTGGAACTTGTTGCCCTTGGGCGAAGTGGTCACACAGCTGTATTAGAAGGAAATACTCTGCATGTCTGGGGAGGCTACATG TCAACCGCTGAGAGTGAAGTTTTCCTTCCCAGTGATGAAATCTGGTTGTATGACTTAGAAAGAGGTTTATG GGAAATGTCTCAAATGTCAGGAGAGATCCCGCCCCCCATGTCAGGCACCTGCAGCTGCTTTCTAATTGGCCACATGTACATATTCGGAGGATATGATGACACGGGACAGACCAATCAG CTTTACCGTGTCAACCTCCTGGATGGGGACTACAGATGGACGAACGTGAAAGCTGAGAGTGGCTCTCCTCCTTCACCCAGAGATAAGCTGTGCTGCTGGGTTTTCAACAACAG GGTCACCTACTTTGGTGGATATGGTCACAAGACACTTGATGACATCATGGATGACAAAAGCTTCATCGTGGACACGGCATCATTG GAGCAGAACGTTGGTTGGGGATGGAACAATGAAGTCCACGTTTTTGACACAACACTAGCCAGCTGGAGGGAACCACGGAGCTCt GGTCGTGCTCCTGCCCCCAGAGCTGCCCATGCAGGTGCCACACTTGGTCATAAAGGGTATGTCTATGGGGGCAGAGTACTG GAAACCACACCAAGTGACATTCATTGTCTAGATCTAGAATCATGGACATGGTCTGAAAT AGTACCAATATCCACTTTGCCAGGAGGAAGGTCGTGGCACAGCCTCACTGCAGTATCTGATAACACTTTGTTTCTATTTGGTGGACTGAATGTAGACTGCAAACCAATGA GTGATAGATGGGTTTTAGACGTtgacacaaagacatggagggagTTTGACCATCCAAACAACAACAAACCAAG GTTGTGGCACACAGCAAGCCAAGCAAAGGACTCTGACGTCGTTGTGTTTGGGGGCAGTTGTGACTACGTCCTCCTAGTAGGAACGTATGAGAATTTGACG GGCCACAGCAATGATGCACTTGTTTTCCAGACCCAACCTTATCCTCTCTTTCG GATATGTGTGGACTGCATGGCAAAGAATGTGAATAACTGCAAGATGCTTCAAAACCAGCTTCCATCTCTGCCCCGGAAACTACAGGAAGCTGTACAGAGGAGAACGTCCAGACTTATataa
- the LOC112239053 gene encoding kelch domain-containing protein 1 isoform X2 produces the protein MDSTVEKHCVELVALGRSGHTAVLEGNTLHVWGGYMSTAESEVFLPSDEIWLYDLERGLWEMSQMSGEIPPPMSGTCSCFLIGHMYIFGGYDDTGQTNQLYRVNLLDGDYRWTNVKAESGSPPSPRDKLCCWVFNNRVTYFGGYGHKTLDDIMDDKSFIVDTASLEQNVGWGWNNEVHVFDTTLASWREPRSSETTPSDIHCLDLESWTWSEIVPISTLPGGRSWHSLTAVSDNTLFLFGGLNVDCKPMSDRWVLDVDTKTWREFDHPNNNKPRLWHTASQAKDSDVVVFGGSCDYVLLVGTYENLTGHSNDALVFQTQPYPLFRICVDCMAKNVNNCKMLQNQLPSLPRKLQEAVQRRTSRLI, from the exons ATGGATTCTACCGTTGAGAAACACTGTGTGGAACTTGTTGCCCTTGGGCGAAGTGGTCACACAGCTGTATTAGAAGGAAATACTCTGCATGTCTGGGGAGGCTACATG TCAACCGCTGAGAGTGAAGTTTTCCTTCCCAGTGATGAAATCTGGTTGTATGACTTAGAAAGAGGTTTATG GGAAATGTCTCAAATGTCAGGAGAGATCCCGCCCCCCATGTCAGGCACCTGCAGCTGCTTTCTAATTGGCCACATGTACATATTCGGAGGATATGATGACACGGGACAGACCAATCAG CTTTACCGTGTCAACCTCCTGGATGGGGACTACAGATGGACGAACGTGAAAGCTGAGAGTGGCTCTCCTCCTTCACCCAGAGATAAGCTGTGCTGCTGGGTTTTCAACAACAG GGTCACCTACTTTGGTGGATATGGTCACAAGACACTTGATGACATCATGGATGACAAAAGCTTCATCGTGGACACGGCATCATTG GAGCAGAACGTTGGTTGGGGATGGAACAATGAAGTCCACGTTTTTGACACAACACTAGCCAGCTGGAGGGAACCACGGAGCTCt GAAACCACACCAAGTGACATTCATTGTCTAGATCTAGAATCATGGACATGGTCTGAAAT AGTACCAATATCCACTTTGCCAGGAGGAAGGTCGTGGCACAGCCTCACTGCAGTATCTGATAACACTTTGTTTCTATTTGGTGGACTGAATGTAGACTGCAAACCAATGA GTGATAGATGGGTTTTAGACGTtgacacaaagacatggagggagTTTGACCATCCAAACAACAACAAACCAAG GTTGTGGCACACAGCAAGCCAAGCAAAGGACTCTGACGTCGTTGTGTTTGGGGGCAGTTGTGACTACGTCCTCCTAGTAGGAACGTATGAGAATTTGACG GGCCACAGCAATGATGCACTTGTTTTCCAGACCCAACCTTATCCTCTCTTTCG GATATGTGTGGACTGCATGGCAAAGAATGTGAATAACTGCAAGATGCTTCAAAACCAGCTTCCATCTCTGCCCCGGAAACTACAGGAAGCTGTACAGAGGAGAACGTCCAGACTTATataa
- the LOC112239053 gene encoding kelch domain-containing protein 1 isoform X3 yields MSQMSGEIPPPMSGTCSCFLIGHMYIFGGYDDTGQTNQLYRVNLLDGDYRWTNVKAESGSPPSPRDKLCCWVFNNRVTYFGGYGHKTLDDIMDDKSFIVDTASLEQNVGWGWNNEVHVFDTTLASWREPRSSGRAPAPRAAHAGATLGHKGYVYGGRVLETTPSDIHCLDLESWTWSEIVPISTLPGGRSWHSLTAVSDNTLFLFGGLNVDCKPMSDRWVLDVDTKTWREFDHPNNNKPRLWHTASQAKDSDVVVFGGSCDYVLLVGTYENLTGHSNDALVFQTQPYPLFRICVDCMAKNVNNCKMLQNQLPSLPRKLQEAVQRRTSRLI; encoded by the exons ATGTCTCAAATGTCAGGAGAGATCCCGCCCCCCATGTCAGGCACCTGCAGCTGCTTTCTAATTGGCCACATGTACATATTCGGAGGATATGATGACACGGGACAGACCAATCAG CTTTACCGTGTCAACCTCCTGGATGGGGACTACAGATGGACGAACGTGAAAGCTGAGAGTGGCTCTCCTCCTTCACCCAGAGATAAGCTGTGCTGCTGGGTTTTCAACAACAG GGTCACCTACTTTGGTGGATATGGTCACAAGACACTTGATGACATCATGGATGACAAAAGCTTCATCGTGGACACGGCATCATTG GAGCAGAACGTTGGTTGGGGATGGAACAATGAAGTCCACGTTTTTGACACAACACTAGCCAGCTGGAGGGAACCACGGAGCTCt GGTCGTGCTCCTGCCCCCAGAGCTGCCCATGCAGGTGCCACACTTGGTCATAAAGGGTATGTCTATGGGGGCAGAGTACTG GAAACCACACCAAGTGACATTCATTGTCTAGATCTAGAATCATGGACATGGTCTGAAAT AGTACCAATATCCACTTTGCCAGGAGGAAGGTCGTGGCACAGCCTCACTGCAGTATCTGATAACACTTTGTTTCTATTTGGTGGACTGAATGTAGACTGCAAACCAATGA GTGATAGATGGGTTTTAGACGTtgacacaaagacatggagggagTTTGACCATCCAAACAACAACAAACCAAG GTTGTGGCACACAGCAAGCCAAGCAAAGGACTCTGACGTCGTTGTGTTTGGGGGCAGTTGTGACTACGTCCTCCTAGTAGGAACGTATGAGAATTTGACG GGCCACAGCAATGATGCACTTGTTTTCCAGACCCAACCTTATCCTCTCTTTCG GATATGTGTGGACTGCATGGCAAAGAATGTGAATAACTGCAAGATGCTTCAAAACCAGCTTCCATCTCTGCCCCGGAAACTACAGGAAGCTGTACAGAGGAGAACGTCCAGACTTATataa